A genomic segment from uncultured Marinifilum sp. encodes:
- a CDS encoding phage integrase SAM-like domain-containing protein, which produces MAISITFRLRDPQTKVTKAKQQETPIIMFFSYGYCESNKQGKQTYKPLKYPTGLKIKPCYWNKENHRAKQNRQIDYQNINDLLDIIEASAKKVHRKLLIDDIQPKPEVLKKAIDIERGIIKEELAETLNSYIDRFIKEAEEGTRLYFHNGKEGKYTYGTVKSYKTFQVQFNLYQKDRKTKIDFDGITLNWYEDFKGFLYSKDYTKNSVGKSIKHLKTMMRSAKDEDLHTNLDFTKKKFQVGKEEVYNIYLHEEEINKISQLDLSKKRNWELARDLWLMCYYTAQSVVDVLNLSKANLTTLNNGAKALSLSRQKTGVKVLVPITAQLETLLNKYDWKAPKITEQKTNKYIKDIARHLGFLEIVQIEKTIGGKKTKKNFAKCDLVMCHTARRSACTNMYNAKIPPFDIMKISGHKTESEFFAYIKTTKEEAAERLSEHPFFNQPLMKIAK; this is translated from the coding sequence ATGGCTATATCAATTACTTTCCGTTTAAGAGATCCACAAACAAAGGTTACAAAAGCCAAACAACAAGAAACACCTATCATCATGTTTTTTAGTTATGGCTATTGTGAGAGCAATAAACAAGGCAAACAAACATACAAGCCACTTAAGTATCCTACTGGCTTAAAAATAAAGCCTTGTTACTGGAATAAGGAAAACCACAGAGCAAAACAAAATCGACAAATAGACTATCAAAACATTAATGATTTACTTGATATTATTGAAGCAAGCGCAAAGAAAGTACATCGTAAATTATTAATAGATGATATTCAACCAAAACCCGAAGTGCTTAAAAAGGCAATTGATATAGAAAGAGGAATTATAAAAGAAGAGTTAGCCGAAACTTTAAATTCATACATTGATAGATTTATTAAGGAAGCGGAGGAAGGAACAAGATTATATTTTCACAATGGCAAAGAGGGAAAATATACTTACGGAACTGTAAAGAGTTATAAAACGTTTCAGGTTCAATTTAATTTGTATCAGAAAGACCGCAAAACAAAGATTGATTTTGATGGTATTACTTTGAATTGGTATGAAGATTTTAAAGGTTTTCTTTATTCAAAAGATTACACAAAAAACAGTGTTGGGAAGAGTATAAAACACCTTAAAACCATGATGAGAAGTGCAAAGGATGAGGATTTACATACAAACCTAGATTTCACAAAAAAGAAATTTCAGGTTGGTAAAGAGGAAGTTTATAATATCTATTTACACGAAGAAGAAATAAACAAAATATCTCAATTAGATTTATCTAAAAAACGAAATTGGGAATTAGCCAGAGATTTATGGTTAATGTGTTATTATACTGCGCAATCTGTTGTTGATGTATTAAACCTATCTAAAGCCAATTTAACCACTTTAAATAATGGTGCTAAAGCTTTAAGCCTTTCAAGGCAGAAAACAGGTGTAAAAGTGCTTGTTCCAATTACTGCACAATTGGAAACACTACTAAATAAATACGATTGGAAAGCCCCTAAAATAACTGAACAGAAAACAAATAAATACATTAAAGATATTGCTAGGCATTTGGGCTTTCTGGAAATAGTCCAGATTGAAAAGACCATTGGGGGAAAGAAAACGAAAAAGAATTTTGCAAAATGTGATTTGGTAATGTGTCATACTGCAAGACGTTCAGCATGTACCAACATGTATAACGCAAAAATACCACCTTTCGATATTATGAAGATATCAGGACATAAAACAGAATCAGAGTTTTTTGCATACATAAAAACAACTAAGGAAGAAGCAGCCGAAAGACTGAGCGAACACCCATTTTTTAACCAGCCATTAATGAAAATTGCTAAATAG